In Humulus lupulus chromosome 6, drHumLupu1.1, whole genome shotgun sequence, a single genomic region encodes these proteins:
- the LOC133784951 gene encoding uncharacterized protein LOC133784951, protein MSGAGPVVKRLKVTRKTTPKAGDTTKSLSKGKDTSSAREPAPVTTVVVGQVLLPPPRHMPAPLQVIQTETPIVQIPVESQDLEKIPEAFWGIVHETSTHMVGHAYKANARVLRAIEERSLEDVLESSMGMNLTSVLDQYRSIACVKARNKENRAELATAKESEQAAKAALTVAQKIEHAAKAALISSQESEHASKTALSASQAQAVEANHRAEQLQVENGELKAKLLKAKVKAKEEAAVSSSTMEEMLYH, encoded by the exons ATGTCCGGAGCAGGCCCCGTCGTGAAGAGGCTCAAGGTGACTAGGAAGACCACCCCTAAAGCGGGGGATACTACAAAATCCCTCTCCAAGGGTAAAGACACGAGCTCTGCTCGGGAGCCAGCTCCAGTGACTACTGTCGTCGTTGGGCAAGTTCTTCTTCCTCCCCCTCGACACATGCCTGCACCTCTCCAAGTAATTCAAACCGAGACCCCCATCGTCCAAATACCAGTTGAGTCACAGGACTTGgaaaagatccccgaggccttttggGGTATAGTGCATGAGACATCgactcatatggtgggccatgcataTAAAGCCAATGCAAGGGTcctgagggccatagaggagcgtAGCCTGGAGGATGTCCTCGAATcttccatggggatgaacctcacc TCCGTCTTGGACCAATATCGAAGCATAGCATGTGTTAAGGCCAGAAACAAAGAGAACCGAGCCGAGCTAGCCACTGCCAAGGAAAGTGAGCAagccgccaaagctgccttgacaGTTGCTCAGAAGATTGAGCATGCTGCTAAGGCTGCTCTTATCTCTTCCCAAGAAAGCGAGCATGCCTCAAAGACCGCACTATCTGCCTCCCAAGCTCAGGCCGTAGAGGCAAACCACCGTGCTGAACAACTTCAGGTCGAGAATGGTGAGCTCAAAGCAAAACTACTCAAGGCCaaagttaaagccaaggaggaagcgGCAGTGTCATCATCaaccatggaggagatgctttaccattaA